Proteins found in one Cobetia sp. L2A1 genomic segment:
- a CDS encoding glycosyltransferase family 4 protein, whose translation MHVISTPASGGAEVYVKDLSLAMVAAGHSVHITFLERAEECGRDLDYERNFLAQLSAGGISYAFLGAETRRRPWRGAARLRAEVARFTPDVVHCHLYYVLMFAFLLPRRMPVIMTVHSIELGAPQWMFRLFDRRVSAYIGICHACTRKLEPLSSRPVVQIDNAVSGARLKSSGWREASVDAPVQLVAIGRLTDAKQYELMLESCARLKAQGLAFMLRIAGEGPHRDALLAQIDTLQLGEHVTLMGNISDVAGLLASSDIFIMSSAWEGLPISLLEATLSGLPVLVTNVGGCAEVVHRVGNGLVVDEQTPARYTEALARLVGDVELRRSCARNARRHGGSYHINNAVAGHLTLYATHQQGQQAASALETLT comes from the coding sequence ATGCATGTCATCTCAACCCCAGCGTCTGGTGGGGCTGAGGTCTATGTCAAGGATCTAAGCCTGGCAATGGTGGCTGCAGGCCACAGCGTGCACATTACCTTTCTGGAGCGCGCGGAAGAGTGTGGGCGCGATCTCGACTACGAGCGCAATTTTCTGGCGCAGCTGAGTGCCGGTGGTATCAGTTACGCGTTTCTGGGAGCAGAGACGCGTCGTCGTCCATGGCGAGGAGCAGCGAGGTTACGTGCCGAGGTAGCTCGCTTTACGCCGGATGTCGTGCATTGCCATCTCTACTACGTGTTGATGTTTGCCTTCCTGCTGCCACGTCGCATGCCGGTCATCATGACCGTGCACAGCATTGAGCTGGGCGCTCCCCAGTGGATGTTCCGACTGTTCGATCGTCGTGTCAGCGCTTATATCGGTATCTGTCACGCGTGTACGCGCAAGCTTGAGCCTCTGAGTTCGCGGCCAGTGGTACAGATAGACAACGCCGTCTCGGGTGCACGACTCAAGTCCAGCGGCTGGCGTGAGGCTTCTGTTGATGCGCCTGTTCAGCTCGTGGCAATTGGTCGTCTCACGGACGCCAAGCAATACGAATTGATGTTGGAGAGCTGTGCTCGTCTCAAGGCTCAGGGGCTTGCCTTTATGCTACGTATTGCTGGTGAAGGGCCGCATCGGGATGCACTGCTTGCGCAGATTGATACGTTGCAGCTTGGAGAGCATGTCACGCTGATGGGTAACATCTCAGACGTGGCAGGACTGCTGGCATCCTCGGATATCTTCATCATGTCATCTGCCTGGGAAGGGCTGCCCATCTCTCTTCTGGAGGCCACGCTTAGCGGCCTGCCGGTACTGGTGACCAATGTCGGGGGCTGTGCCGAGGTCGTGCATCGGGTGGGCAATGGTCTGGTGGTTGATGAGCAGACGCCAGCCCGCTATACCGAGGCGTTGGCGCGTCTGGTCGGCGATGTCGAGTTGCGGCGCTCATGCGCGCGTAATGCGCGGCGCCATGGTGGCAGCTATCACATCAACAATGCGGTGGCGGGGCACCTCACGCTTTATGCCACGCATCAACAGGGGCAGCAGGCAGCTTCAGCGCTCGAAACATTGACCTGA
- a CDS encoding DegT/DnrJ/EryC1/StrS family aminotransferase — MITVTRPYFPERQNFDRYVDAIFESRWLTNHGPLEQELTKRLETYLGVENLLLVSNGTLALQIAYRALGIARMPGLHDPAEVITTPFTFIATASSLKWEGMQPVFTDIDPMTLCLDPANIEAAITPRTRAIAPVHVFGNACDVEAIDALGEAHGLKVIYDGAHAFGATYRGKSLLSYGDASTLSFHATKLFHSIEGGAIIFKRKEDLERARKMINFGITGPECIEELGINAKMNEFQAAMGLCVLDEIEGNLESRALVWHAYAQALRGNVQLQTRQTGSSLNYAYFPIILESETVLLDVMQRLEQAGFLARRYFCPSLESLAFLGRPAAEHQEVDFTIPKIVHSKDIASRIMCLPLYAGLEVNEILSAIHIIVNRHIKAA, encoded by the coding sequence ATGATCACGGTGACGCGTCCGTACTTCCCAGAGCGCCAGAATTTTGATCGCTACGTGGATGCCATCTTTGAAAGCCGCTGGCTGACCAATCATGGCCCGCTGGAGCAGGAGCTCACCAAGCGCCTGGAAACCTATCTGGGTGTCGAGAACTTGCTGCTGGTCAGCAACGGAACGCTGGCCCTGCAGATTGCCTATCGCGCGCTGGGTATCGCCAGAATGCCAGGCCTTCATGACCCGGCGGAGGTCATCACGACCCCATTCACCTTCATTGCCACGGCCAGTAGCCTGAAGTGGGAAGGCATGCAGCCGGTGTTCACGGATATTGATCCGATGACGCTGTGTCTTGATCCCGCCAATATCGAGGCGGCGATCACGCCGCGAACGCGCGCCATCGCACCAGTGCATGTGTTCGGCAATGCCTGTGATGTCGAGGCAATCGATGCATTGGGTGAAGCGCATGGTCTGAAGGTGATCTATGACGGTGCGCATGCGTTTGGGGCAACCTATCGCGGCAAGAGCTTGCTGTCGTATGGCGATGCCAGCACCTTGAGCTTCCACGCCACCAAGCTGTTCCACAGCATCGAAGGTGGCGCGATCATCTTCAAGCGCAAGGAAGATCTGGAGCGTGCGCGCAAGATGATCAATTTCGGCATCACCGGTCCTGAGTGCATTGAAGAGCTTGGCATCAACGCCAAGATGAATGAGTTCCAGGCGGCGATGGGGCTGTGCGTACTCGATGAGATCGAAGGCAATCTGGAAAGCCGAGCGCTGGTGTGGCACGCCTACGCTCAGGCACTGCGCGGCAACGTGCAGCTGCAGACACGTCAGACCGGGTCCAGTCTCAACTACGCCTACTTCCCGATCATCCTGGAAAGTGAAACCGTGCTGCTCGACGTGATGCAGCGACTTGAGCAGGCCGGCTTCCTGGCGCGCCGCTACTTCTGTCCGTCACTTGAGTCACTGGCGTTTCTGGGGCGCCCGGCCGCGGAGCATCAGGAAGTGGACTTCACGATCCCCAAGATCGTGCATTCGAAGGACATTGCCAGTCGCATCATGTGCCTGCCGCTGTATGCCGGCCTTGAAGTGAATGAAATCCTGTCGGCGATTCACATCATCGTCAATCGGCACATCAAGGCTGCTTGA
- a CDS encoding exopolysaccharide biosynthesis polyprenyl glycosylphosphotransferase, protein MSGIPLSMEHQRRYSHHYERLIASKRLQLVFGMLVVVIAPALYQAYMNQLEGVNYVWWLTSDGQWHALLGTGVAYTLSITAVNRLSRLPGTRSYLYVVPAIVIFYLALMLILGIFDLEYSRHQVGLSFVLAVSLCTAYYYIDSRLRRMRFAVVPFGKAPSLCTRPGVDWFTLTGPDLVGIRRIDGVVADLRAELPSEWQSFLADCTIHRIPVYHATHAHEMITGRVLLDHLYANEYGSLIPREDYEVIKRWMDLAVAIVVLPLLLPIMLLTALAIRLDSPGPVVFRQPRMGFHCRPFTVYKFRSMYDGMKGAGFTQEGSDPRITRVGRVIRKFRLDELPQLINVLKGDMSLIGPRPESMNLADWYRKDVPFFHYRHVVRPGITGWAQVEQGYAAEVEGMIRKLEYDFFYIKHFSFWLDLLVVIRTIKIVISGSGSR, encoded by the coding sequence ATGAGCGGTATTCCCTTATCGATGGAGCATCAGCGGCGCTACTCGCATCACTACGAGCGGTTGATCGCCAGCAAGCGACTGCAGCTGGTCTTTGGCATGTTGGTCGTGGTGATTGCGCCAGCACTCTATCAGGCGTACATGAACCAGTTGGAGGGTGTCAATTACGTCTGGTGGCTGACCAGTGATGGGCAGTGGCATGCACTGCTGGGGACTGGCGTGGCCTATACGCTGTCGATCACGGCGGTCAATCGCCTATCACGTCTACCGGGGACGCGCTCCTATCTCTACGTCGTGCCGGCCATCGTGATCTTCTACCTGGCGCTCATGCTGATACTGGGCATCTTCGATCTCGAGTACTCGCGTCATCAGGTAGGCCTTTCGTTCGTGCTCGCCGTCAGCCTTTGCACTGCCTACTACTACATCGATTCACGCCTGCGTCGCATGCGTTTTGCCGTGGTGCCGTTTGGCAAGGCGCCGAGTCTGTGCACGCGTCCTGGCGTTGACTGGTTCACGCTGACCGGGCCGGACCTGGTCGGTATTCGGCGTATCGATGGCGTGGTGGCAGACCTGCGCGCTGAGCTACCCAGTGAATGGCAGAGCTTTCTCGCCGATTGCACCATCCACCGGATTCCTGTCTATCACGCGACCCACGCGCACGAAATGATCACTGGTCGTGTGCTGCTTGATCACCTGTATGCCAACGAATATGGCTCACTGATTCCTCGTGAAGACTACGAGGTCATCAAGCGCTGGATGGATCTGGCCGTGGCCATTGTCGTGCTGCCGTTGCTGCTGCCGATCATGCTGCTGACCGCCCTTGCCATCCGCCTGGATAGCCCGGGCCCGGTGGTATTTCGCCAGCCGCGGATGGGCTTTCACTGCCGTCCTTTCACCGTCTACAAGTTTCGCAGCATGTATGACGGCATGAAGGGGGCTGGCTTCACTCAGGAAGGCAGCGATCCGCGCATCACTCGCGTCGGCCGTGTCATCCGCAAGTTCCGCCTCGATGAACTCCCGCAACTGATCAACGTGCTCAAGGGTGACATGAGCCTGATTGGCCCGCGGCCTGAATCCATGAATCTGGCGGACTGGTATCGCAAGGATGTGCCGTTCTTCCATTACCGCCATGTCGTGCGGCCGGGCATCACTGGCTGGGCTCAGGTGGAGCAGGGCTATGCCGCCGAAGTGGAAGGCATGATCCGCAAGCTCGAGTACGACTTCTTCTACATCAAGCATTTCTCCTTCTGGCTGGATCTGCTGGTGGTGATACGCACCATCAAGATCGTCATCAGCGGGAGTGGCTCGCGCTAG
- a CDS encoding WbqC family protein produces MNIVIMQPYLLPHLGYFQLMHACDEFLIFDDVSYIPRGFINRNSVLLNGKAHRFTLSVPQASPNRLISELSFASTQEPLLETLRHAYAKAPYFAQVMPLLQTILRYEERRIAPFCQHSFEQICRYLGIRCRFYKTSEIDHDRRLKGQARLIDLASRRGASRYINSIGGRKLYSATAFNDADMALAFLSSHPCVHAQSSPTSRTHAPFVPGLSIVDVLMWCSPQDIAAQLEEYALVAGAVAQDSLPHDAFTHDSLGSADLAKKVFFAGESTNAQEGAVTCR; encoded by the coding sequence ATGAATATTGTCATCATGCAGCCATACCTGCTGCCGCATCTGGGTTACTTCCAGCTGATGCATGCCTGCGACGAGTTTCTGATCTTTGACGATGTCAGTTATATCCCGCGCGGCTTCATCAATCGCAATAGTGTGCTGCTGAACGGCAAGGCGCATCGCTTCACCTTGTCGGTGCCGCAGGCCTCTCCGAATCGTCTGATCAGTGAACTGAGCTTCGCATCGACGCAAGAACCGCTGCTGGAAACCTTGCGTCACGCTTATGCCAAGGCACCGTACTTTGCCCAGGTCATGCCGCTGTTGCAGACGATCCTGCGCTATGAGGAACGTCGTATCGCGCCCTTCTGCCAGCATAGTTTCGAGCAGATCTGTCGCTATCTGGGCATCCGTTGCCGGTTTTACAAGACCAGTGAGATCGATCACGACCGACGCCTCAAGGGTCAGGCGCGTCTGATTGATCTGGCGAGCCGGCGTGGTGCCAGCCGCTATATCAACAGTATCGGCGGACGCAAGCTATATAGCGCGACTGCCTTCAATGATGCCGACATGGCACTGGCATTTCTCTCGAGCCACCCGTGTGTCCATGCGCAGTCATCACCGACATCACGGACTCATGCACCCTTCGTGCCGGGCTTGTCGATTGTCGATGTGCTGATGTGGTGCTCGCCACAGGATATTGCGGCGCAGCTTGAGGAATACGCTCTGGTGGCAGGGGCGGTGGCTCAAGACTCGCTGCCTCATGACGCATTTACTCATGATTCTCTCGGCTCTGCTGATCTCGCGAAGAAAGTATTCTTCGCTGGCGAGTCAACGAATGCTCAAGAAGGTGCTGTTACGTGTCGCTGA
- a CDS encoding glycosyltransferase: MLAELSYSRALETPVTGGTPQSGAVPVPPAPADEATIMADWEGSLSTPRVSVMCFAFNHGDYISMALDGFLMQRTRFPFEIVVHDDASTDGTREIIEEYAARYPNIIRPILQDVNQYSQHIWPITFCMPVMRGDIIAYCEGDDYWIKADKLARQVALFDANPGATVCFHPAIEFDEHSGEHTIICRYADTVHKIPTEAVIGLRGASIPSPALTFRRMDSSVQAMLESYRTAPIMDFFLQAYMALLGDTVYYEEAACVYRRNAKGSWTSQQKEVEAELRYQREMLSAIDVFHASTRHLPDADTLYIPLYHYFKQYVMAPARPHQRVGNFYRGLGFISHMKRGRVLKLVRHDVMDKVTRRTRVRRKGEAA, translated from the coding sequence ATGCTAGCTGAACTCAGCTATTCCCGGGCGCTTGAAACCCCTGTGACCGGCGGGACGCCGCAATCAGGGGCAGTGCCGGTGCCGCCAGCGCCGGCTGATGAAGCGACCATCATGGCGGACTGGGAGGGTAGTCTCAGCACGCCTCGGGTCTCGGTGATGTGTTTTGCCTTCAATCATGGCGATTACATCAGCATGGCGCTGGATGGTTTCTTGATGCAGCGCACCCGCTTCCCGTTTGAGATCGTGGTGCATGACGATGCCTCTACCGATGGCACGCGCGAGATCATCGAGGAGTACGCTGCGCGCTATCCGAACATCATTCGCCCGATCCTGCAGGACGTGAATCAGTACTCGCAGCATATCTGGCCGATCACCTTCTGCATGCCTGTGATGCGCGGTGACATCATCGCCTACTGTGAAGGCGATGATTACTGGATCAAGGCCGATAAACTCGCACGTCAGGTGGCGCTGTTTGATGCCAACCCAGGCGCGACGGTGTGCTTCCACCCGGCAATCGAATTTGATGAGCATAGCGGTGAGCACACCATCATCTGCCGCTACGCCGATACGGTGCACAAGATTCCCACCGAGGCCGTGATTGGCTTGCGAGGCGCCTCCATTCCGTCGCCGGCGCTGACCTTCCGGCGCATGGATTCAAGCGTGCAGGCAATGCTTGAGTCCTATCGCACCGCGCCGATCATGGACTTCTTCCTGCAGGCCTACATGGCTCTGCTGGGAGACACGGTGTATTACGAAGAGGCGGCCTGCGTCTATCGCCGCAATGCCAAGGGCTCCTGGACCTCACAGCAGAAGGAAGTCGAGGCCGAGCTTCGCTATCAGCGCGAGATGCTCTCCGCCATTGATGTCTTCCATGCCAGCACGCGTCATCTACCGGATGCCGACACGCTTTATATTCCGCTCTATCACTACTTCAAGCAGTACGTGATGGCTCCTGCGCGTCCGCATCAACGGGTGGGTAACTTCTATCGTGGGCTGGGCTTCATCTCGCACATGAAACGCGGGCGTGTCCTGAAACTGGTGCGACATGACGTGATGGATAAAGTGACACGACGCACGCGCGTGCGGCGCAAGGGAGAGGCGGCATGA
- a CDS encoding lipopolysaccharide biosynthesis protein — MSLTNKTAIGILWNFSDQLLRRGMASLVTLLLARLLLPEDFGLLAMVLVFLTIASAMMDSGLSQAILRIPTLAPADASTAFFSNIAFGALAYALLFAAAPMIAGFYEEPRLVLLVRIGGLVVLINAFEVIQGAMLNRALDFRTRMKAGIPGSVISGVAAVLLGWLGYGVWALVGQMLIAALVTTALLWWWGTWRPSWMFDMTSFKGMFSFGYKMFLSSMLDVVFVNLYILLVAKLFAASVAGLFFFAERLKELVINQLVTAVQNVTFPALASIQHDPALLKMAYRRILQVMVYLLFPTMLLLAALAEPLFVTLLPERWLSAVPYLQLMCIAAVMHPLSALNLNVLKVKGRSDLFLGLEVVKKVLICVVLAFTWRHGVMAILVGQIVVAVLSYIPNAWFSRGLINYSIGEQLADFMPSLLLSSGIALATWLIEPYLPWSPVMKLLLLSVLAGGLYLLLSCLLRFSAWQYGAAWVQERLSQRKVENLNAS; from the coding sequence GTGTCGCTGACCAACAAGACTGCCATTGGCATTTTGTGGAATTTTTCTGACCAACTTCTGCGCCGCGGCATGGCCAGCCTGGTCACGCTGCTGCTGGCGCGGCTACTGTTGCCGGAAGATTTCGGATTGCTGGCAATGGTGCTGGTCTTTCTGACCATCGCCTCGGCGATGATGGATTCCGGTCTGTCGCAAGCCATCCTGCGGATTCCCACGTTGGCACCGGCGGATGCCAGTACCGCCTTTTTCAGCAATATCGCGTTTGGTGCGCTGGCCTATGCCTTGCTGTTTGCCGCCGCCCCCATGATCGCAGGCTTCTATGAGGAGCCTCGGCTGGTGCTGCTGGTGCGTATCGGCGGCTTGGTGGTGCTGATCAATGCCTTTGAGGTCATTCAGGGCGCCATGCTCAACCGCGCGCTGGATTTTCGGACGCGCATGAAGGCCGGCATTCCCGGCAGTGTCATTTCAGGTGTCGCAGCGGTGTTGCTGGGCTGGCTGGGTTATGGCGTCTGGGCACTGGTCGGGCAGATGCTGATCGCTGCATTGGTGACGACAGCGTTGCTGTGGTGGTGGGGCACCTGGCGTCCGTCATGGATGTTCGACATGACGTCGTTCAAGGGAATGTTCAGTTTCGGCTACAAGATGTTTCTGTCGAGCATGCTGGATGTGGTGTTCGTCAATCTCTACATATTGCTGGTCGCCAAGCTGTTCGCCGCCTCCGTCGCGGGGCTGTTCTTCTTTGCCGAGCGCCTCAAGGAGCTGGTGATCAATCAGCTGGTGACGGCGGTGCAGAACGTGACCTTCCCTGCACTGGCCAGCATTCAGCATGACCCGGCGCTGCTCAAGATGGCCTATCGGCGGATTCTGCAGGTCATGGTCTATCTGTTGTTTCCCACCATGTTGCTGCTGGCCGCGCTGGCGGAGCCTCTTTTTGTCACCTTGTTGCCAGAGCGCTGGCTATCCGCCGTGCCCTATCTGCAATTGATGTGTATCGCTGCAGTCATGCATCCGCTGAGTGCGCTCAATCTCAATGTGCTCAAGGTCAAGGGGCGCTCGGACCTGTTCCTCGGGCTTGAGGTGGTGAAGAAGGTGCTGATCTGCGTGGTACTGGCCTTTACCTGGCGTCACGGCGTGATGGCCATTCTGGTCGGCCAGATCGTCGTCGCGGTGCTCTCCTATATTCCCAACGCCTGGTTCTCGCGTGGCTTGATCAACTACAGCATCGGCGAACAGTTGGCGGACTTCATGCCGTCACTGCTGTTGTCGAGCGGGATCGCATTGGCAACCTGGTTGATTGAGCCCTATCTGCCCTGGTCGCCAGTGATGAAGTTGCTGCTACTGAGCGTATTGGCCGGTGGGCTCTATCTGCTGCTGTCGTGTCTGTTGCGCTTCTCGGCATGGCAATACGGCGCTGCCTGGGTTCAAGAACGACTTTCACAACGGAAAGTGGAGAATTTGAATGCTAGCTGA
- a CDS encoding polysaccharide biosynthesis tyrosine autokinase, translating into MNQYTSPPSAAQPAKENAGRNLDFSTILALLWHRRWWLIASTLLMTTIGIYLVGSQPRIYLADSLIQIEDKGTSASLLGPLAGQAVGKDEGSTSDELEILASRLVLGQAVARERLNIVVTPVRYPLIGNWLSNLDFRLPDSLGGNDYAWGDDALTVTTLNLSGQWQRQALTLEVVDAEHYRLLDAEGTLLMRGTVGENALMEGIKVFVQRLSAKPGARFKLASIPDLSAINAIKSRFTSVRNGTDTGVVTLSLSGSDQAAIVSTLDAITDVFLQQNIERESAEADSQLNFLGDQIPTLRGQLDEAESALNDYRRRRDSVDLTAESQQVMENLVGLDNQLTEIKLRLAELSRAYTPQHPAYRALVARRGSLNEEKARVQKQAEQLPAAQREALNLNRNVTVSQEIYVALLNKREEVRLKKAGTVGNVRILDPAVLQPGLISPKTSLMMMVFSMAGLMLGVLVVLMRYSMRKGIDSAEQIEALDLPVYATIPLSPLQPGMMRRVRLKGEKGGREIYQGILATSQPSDISIEALRSLRTSLHFALLDNHRKSVMFTGPSPGIGKSFVSLNLAAVSAEAGQRVLLIDADMRRGHLHHAFQRTSEQGGLSDVLSGVSSLEDVLYHSRIDNLDFLGRGVSPPNPSELLMQPNFAQLLDLLGERYDLIIIDTPPVLAVTEALIIGRHVGASLMVARYGMNQLRELEHARKKLENNGIHVKGAILNAIEQGIGDKSSYGYYNYSYA; encoded by the coding sequence ATGAATCAATACACCTCACCGCCTTCTGCCGCGCAGCCTGCCAAGGAGAATGCCGGCCGAAACCTCGATTTCAGTACGATTCTGGCGCTGCTCTGGCATCGTCGCTGGTGGTTGATTGCCAGTACGCTGTTGATGACGACCATCGGGATCTACCTCGTGGGTAGCCAGCCGCGTATCTATCTCGCCGACTCGCTGATTCAGATCGAAGACAAAGGCACAAGCGCCAGCCTGCTGGGCCCGCTAGCGGGACAGGCAGTTGGCAAGGACGAAGGCAGTACCAGTGATGAACTGGAAATTCTCGCCTCGCGGCTGGTGCTTGGGCAGGCCGTCGCCCGTGAGCGTCTCAATATTGTCGTGACGCCGGTGCGCTACCCGCTGATCGGTAACTGGTTGTCGAACCTGGATTTTCGTCTGCCGGACAGTTTGGGCGGTAATGATTATGCCTGGGGTGATGATGCGCTGACGGTCACCACGCTGAACCTGAGTGGCCAGTGGCAGCGCCAGGCGCTGACGCTCGAGGTCGTGGACGCTGAGCATTACCGTTTGCTGGATGCCGAGGGCACTCTACTGATGCGCGGGACTGTCGGTGAGAATGCGCTGATGGAAGGTATCAAGGTCTTCGTGCAGCGACTGTCTGCCAAGCCGGGAGCTCGCTTCAAGCTCGCCAGCATTCCTGATCTGAGTGCCATCAACGCGATCAAGTCGCGATTCACTTCCGTGCGCAACGGGACGGATACCGGCGTTGTCACTCTGAGCCTCTCGGGCAGTGATCAAGCCGCTATCGTCAGTACGTTGGATGCCATCACTGATGTGTTCTTGCAGCAGAACATCGAGCGAGAGTCTGCCGAAGCGGATAGTCAGCTTAACTTCCTCGGTGATCAAATCCCGACCCTGCGTGGTCAGTTGGACGAGGCTGAGTCTGCACTCAATGATTATCGCCGTCGCCGCGACTCCGTTGATCTGACCGCGGAAAGCCAGCAGGTAATGGAGAATCTGGTGGGGCTGGATAACCAGCTCACCGAGATAAAACTGCGTCTTGCAGAGCTGTCACGTGCTTACACGCCCCAGCATCCAGCGTATCGCGCACTCGTGGCACGTCGCGGTTCACTGAATGAAGAAAAGGCGCGGGTTCAGAAGCAGGCCGAACAATTACCGGCTGCGCAACGTGAAGCACTGAACCTGAATCGCAATGTCACCGTTAGCCAGGAAATCTACGTCGCGCTGCTCAACAAGCGTGAAGAAGTGCGCCTCAAGAAGGCTGGTACCGTCGGCAACGTGCGCATTCTTGATCCTGCTGTGCTGCAGCCGGGGCTTATCTCTCCCAAAACTTCACTGATGATGATGGTCTTCAGCATGGCCGGTCTGATGTTGGGCGTACTGGTAGTGCTGATGCGTTATTCCATGCGTAAGGGGATCGACTCTGCCGAGCAGATTGAGGCATTGGACCTGCCGGTCTACGCCACGATTCCGCTCTCGCCGCTACAGCCGGGCATGATGCGCCGCGTCCGTCTCAAGGGTGAGAAGGGAGGGCGTGAAATCTATCAAGGGATTCTGGCGACCTCACAGCCTTCTGATATCAGTATCGAGGCGCTGCGCAGCCTGCGTACCAGCCTGCATTTCGCTTTGCTCGATAATCATCGTAAATCCGTGATGTTCACAGGGCCGAGCCCCGGCATCGGCAAGAGCTTCGTCAGTCTTAATCTGGCAGCGGTGAGTGCCGAAGCAGGACAGCGTGTCTTGCTGATCGATGCCGACATGCGTCGTGGTCATTTGCATCATGCCTTCCAGCGCACTTCTGAACAGGGCGGACTCTCTGACGTACTGAGTGGTGTCAGCTCACTCGAAGACGTGCTGTATCACTCACGTATCGACAACCTCGACTTCCTTGGGCGTGGCGTCTCGCCACCCAATCCCTCTGAGCTGCTGATGCAGCCGAATTTCGCTCAGCTGCTCGACCTTCTCGGTGAGCGCTACGATCTGATCATCATCGATACCCCGCCAGTCCTTGCCGTCACCGAGGCGCTGATCATCGGTCGTCATGTGGGTGCCAGTCTGATGGTGGCGCGTTATGGGATGAATCAACTGCGGGAGCTTGAGCACGCTCGCAAGAAACTCGAGAACAACGGCATTCACGTCAAGGGCGCCATCCTGAATGCGATCGAGCAGGGTATCGGCGATAAGAGTAGCTATGGGTATTACAACTACAGCTATGCCTGA
- a CDS encoding polysaccharide export protein, translating into MPIRSTLKALSLATLLVTVGGCAFAPGGHMEYEAEIAPLSDQVTISPITPGLISTYRSRIAQTAPADAKLVDDIKRYVYRVGGGDVLDINLSTPLDLAQETGAQRQTVEALTYTVQPDGTLFYPYVGRINVRSKTVDEVRAALVKGLSRYITEPQVNVSVAQFRSQRVYLSGAVDKPGFVPVTDVPLTLIDAVSGSGGVTTLANTHDITLTRNGKQEHLSLYQLLQEGDMRQNRLLQDGDVINVPVAEDQNVFVLGQVLKPGNMPVGNERLSLTDALSRAGGVDEERADPSGIFVVRENSPDSDKLATVFILDISDATSFMLGARFPLQPRDVVYVTAAPVSRWNRVLSQLLPSVTSTGAFVSVIDDIED; encoded by the coding sequence ATGCCGATCAGATCAACGCTCAAGGCGTTATCACTCGCCACCTTGTTGGTGACAGTAGGAGGGTGCGCTTTTGCGCCTGGCGGTCATATGGAGTACGAGGCTGAAATAGCGCCACTCTCTGACCAGGTCACGATCAGTCCGATCACACCGGGGTTGATCAGTACCTATCGGTCACGCATTGCCCAGACAGCACCTGCCGACGCGAAGCTTGTCGACGATATCAAGCGCTATGTCTACCGAGTGGGTGGCGGGGACGTGCTTGATATCAACCTGAGTACGCCGTTGGATCTTGCTCAGGAGACTGGTGCGCAACGCCAGACCGTCGAGGCGTTGACCTATACCGTTCAGCCGGATGGCACCCTGTTCTATCCCTATGTCGGCCGCATCAACGTCAGAAGCAAGACCGTTGATGAAGTGCGCGCTGCCCTGGTGAAAGGCCTTTCCCGTTACATCACTGAGCCTCAAGTCAATGTGTCGGTAGCTCAGTTCCGCTCCCAACGTGTCTACCTGAGTGGTGCCGTGGATAAGCCGGGCTTTGTCCCGGTGACCGATGTACCACTGACATTGATTGATGCTGTCAGTGGCAGCGGTGGTGTCACGACGCTGGCCAACACCCATGACATCACCCTGACGCGTAATGGCAAGCAGGAACATCTGAGCCTTTATCAGCTGCTGCAAGAAGGTGATATGCGTCAAAACCGCCTGCTACAGGACGGTGATGTCATTAACGTACCGGTCGCCGAAGACCAGAACGTCTTTGTGCTGGGGCAGGTACTCAAGCCCGGCAACATGCCGGTGGGTAATGAGCGACTGAGCCTGACTGACGCACTGTCGCGTGCCGGTGGTGTTGATGAAGAGCGCGCTGACCCATCCGGTATCTTCGTTGTCCGTGAGAACTCGCCGGATTCGGACAAGCTGGCGACTGTTTTCATTCTCGATATTTCCGATGCGACCTCTTTCATGCTGGGTGCACGTTTCCCGCTGCAACCGCGTGATGTGGTCTACGTGACTGCTGCGCCTGTCAGCCGTTGGAACCGCGTGCTGAGCCAGCTGTTGCCGTCAGTGACCAGCACCGGGGCCTTCGTCTCGGTGATCGACGACATCGAGGATTGA